gaagatgaaaacaaaaactttttctctaaaaggaaaatgaaacttttcttcCCAAAGACCCGTTTTACGAAAGAAGAAACGAAacttaagttttcaagtatattgtacgtagcggccttccttggcagtccctttttacgcacccaaagtatgtacgtgtatgcatgtgaatggatgctataagtattACGTATTGTATCTATGTTCACGAGAAGGAACGaaaagaagctttaaaagacaagtaagaactgttaaggactgtaaggactgaaactaaaatgaaaagaaagaaaagaaagaaaactaaatttttaaataactctCTCGTAAAAATGATTCTCTCTAAAACAACTCTTTCAGATTCTTTCTAAacaacttttcttaaaataaaaggaaaggaaactattctctctctcttaaagaaacttcttttaaaacgacttttacaaaataaaagaaagaaaaccattttttcttaattaaaacttttatgaatcGTAAGAACTGAAGACCCATAAGAACTGTAAGAAACGTAAAAACTGTAAGGACTGAAACAAAAgaatggactgtaaaggaaaggaaggaaaggaaatgactgtaaagaaatgaacGGATTAAATGTATGATATATGAAACATACGTAAGGGCAACATGGActggaatggaaatggtaccaaatgaatggactggacggggcagattgcaatgtcgggtaagtaatactggtagtgcaccctgACCGAATGGATTCCCAATCCGTggccacgggcggaatcaggtccaaaagaccgctaaccccagcacacggggTGTAACAGTGTgctatggccaatgaaagtgaaaagagagaatggatgcatgttaagaaagaatgcctGTATGGATGGATGAACGGAATGCATGAATTTATGTaagtaagaaaaaatgaatgcatgaatgtatgtatgcatgcatgaatgtatgtaaagaTAAATGCGTGAAAAGGCTCTTTAAGAAATTAAGGCAACGATGCGCGGcgaactgttttaaagaagaaagcatgttttaaaagaaaaaccccacctcgcaatgtttttaaaacaaaaagaaagacgTAAGCATGCTAAGTACGATATGTAcgtatggaatgataaatgcatgattgaaaatcaatgttattatattttaacggtatgaagtaatgcttacgagtcattgactcattttaatttttatgtgtgccctccaaGCGACAAGATAAGCATGACAAGTCAGGATGGGCACAagccaaggggaagagcacgaaagcctagaCAAGATGTTTTATACAAGAAACTTAAATTACGAGATTTAATGTTTTCCACTGtaatcttttaaattaagaaaatgaattttatttataacatagaatcttttgtatcctagcatgaatggaaaataaatcaaaaaggGATCATAATTCTCATctattttatcaaaatcatttgAAAAGGACCCACCATAAGGACGGTCGTTACAGGGACTCCTATGGCACAATGTGATCACTTAAAGTGGAGGTCTAATAATCATAAGAAATTAACTGTAAAGGTGTAATATAAACTCTTATCATCACAAGACCATCCTCCAtttccttggaagaacatttggaggtCTCGTGTCCATTCTAAAGTAGCCTTTTTTGTATGTAATGCCGCTCTTGGGAAAATCTTGACCATAGATAACTTGAGAAAAATGGGGTGTgtagtgatggattggtgttatatatataaaaagaatggaGAATCTGGGCATCACCTCCTACTACACTGTGAGGTTACAAGGGActtgtgggatgagatttttcaaagggttgatGTTGCGTGGGTTATGCCCTCAAGGGTGGTGGATTTGTTGGGTTGTTAGAGGAAGATGCAAGGATGTCATCAAGTGGCAACAgcgtggaagatgatcccgttatgtatcatgtggtgtatttggttggaaagaaatGCGTGCTACTTTGAAGACAAGGAACGCTCTATGGCAGAGTTGAAGAACTTTTTCCTACACAGAAGAACTTTTTCCTACACACTTTGTTGCTTCGGTTTTCCACTATTGTACTAAACGGGGACAATGTTCATGATTTCCTATCTTTAATTCATCGTTCATAGAACATACTTAGGTGTCTTatgtatacttcatgtgtacgcgggctatgcctattttcttatcaataatatttttctcttacttatcaaaaaaaaaaaaaattagcataTCAAATATTCCTCGAATGGTCTTGGAATGATGGAATTAAGATGTCTAAATAGAACAGAAAAATCCTTTCAATTTCCCAAATCCAACATGGATCAGCCCTTAAAATTAACTCATATGCCAAGCTTAACTTAAGAGGGTACCAAACCTCTTAAGTTTGGTACCCGTTGGGGCAAGACCCAGGACAGTCACCAAGATTACTAATTGAACCCCTGCAACCAATGGGGGAAAGCAGAAAATTGGCGAGACATGCAACATTTGGAGAATTACCTGGAGAATCATAGTAATCTGGTGGATCATAGAAAAACATTGCTTCCCGCAGCCTGTGGCGCTTTCCTTCAGTACCTGCATACTGAAATGTGGTATGCACTGCATATGGCTCCAATCGAAGTTGCTGATACATGGTCTGTCATTATAGCATTAGTACTTAGGACATGTTTGATAACATTTTATCCAACTACATCAATCGGGTCAACCAAGACTCTTAAAAGCATTGATGGCAATGACTACCAAAAGAAATGtaggaaagaaaatgaaggtTATAGTCTTTATGTAGAGCACAAAGGACTGTTCATTTTACAGAGCGATCCAAGATCCTACCTGTACAAAATATGTATGTCCGCTACAAAATATACTTGCGGGCAAGATTCCCAGCTTAAGTTGTCCATCAAAAGCATAAACAAGTCCACTGTCCTCATCCACAGATGGTCCTAATTGCCTGCGGACAATATCGTTAAACCCATTTTgatcccatattttttcattggCTAAAAGCATATCTTTCCATTCTCTTGCCAATTTTTTTGCAGAATGTGTTGGCCTCCAGTGGAATACTCCAATATTGTAGGCTCCACTAACTGTTGAAGATGcagaaataatattgtaaatgtgGTGGATGCTAAAGTGTGGAGTTAAAAAAGGTGAAAGTAAAAACACCCAAGCTGGAAACTTAAATGGAGTTTATTTGCACGTGAGCATATGAGATGAAAGAATGACTAGATTAGAGTTGAATGACAGTACGAATAAATAAGTGGACCTCTTTCCAAGTGTCCAAAAAGATTTCATTTGTTAGAGGACACTTCCATATCTGGAGACTGGGTGTTAAGAGTGTTTGGCATGCCAATCATCAGCAGAGAATTCCCACGTATGACAGATGAAAACAACCATGTTTGCATTGAGGTAAATAAGATTATTATGAACCCTAaggtaaaaacaagaaaaacataCATCAACAGAAGCTCAATTTAACAAAAATTTCACCTTGTTGCCAAATGTCTAGGCTGTCATCAACAACCGTTGGTATAACTTGATCACTAGAAGTTAGGACATCTGCTCCAGGATAACGAGCAAGATATGGAAGCGGATTCTGTTTCAAGAGCATAGCAGATCGTGTAAGAAAACTTTGACCAAGACTAATTTTCTGAAGGAAGTGACCATAAAGAGAATCCTTATAACAAGTGCATGCTGATTATAAGGTGTgattatttaaatgtaaatgaCTGCACAAGAACACAAACAAGAGCACTAAGAAAGACATACAGAGAAGAATTTgggagaaaaaaaggaaaagggaaaatatCAGGATATCATActtgaaaaaagaataaaacgttgaaaacacaaaacttgaaatcataGCTCGTCAGCTTCATCAGGGGAGTGAACCTACTCCAATTGTTTCGTGATAAATTCGTGTTCATATACTtagcaaaaaaacaaaataactgCTTTTGCATAAAGAACAGATTTTTTCTGTCCTATGATCCAACAGAACGTAGGCTTCCCACTGTGGAGTTAACATATAAGTTGAATTCCTTTTTTAGCAAAAAGGAGCATAAAATGATTACTCAACAAAAGAAATGCTGGAATTATGCGGATAAATCAAAGAGGTGCTTGAGCCAAAAGgaacaaacaaaaaagagatgaaGAAATAGTACCTTCAACCAGACCATGTCCGTATCACACATCAACAGCTCATAACCAAAAGGGAGGATGGAATCTATCAGAATAACTTTTTCTCTCCCCATCTTATGAAATGTTGGAGAGCCCCAACCAACATCTATTGTGCTCATATGGCTGCCCATATCAAAAACGGGAACACCTTTCCAATACAAAGCCTCCAACAATTTGGTATCCATAGCACCTAAAACAACAATGTCAAACACCTGTAAGAGGTGTACACTTTAACAAAAATAGAAGCACAATATTTACTCAAGAAGTATGAGATATTAAATGGACTGAAACATGTCAGAACAATACAATGCTGAAAAGATGTAGCTTACCAACGAGAAGATTAGAGAGCCccaaatctgtcaagtgcttaACCCAAGTCAGGATAAAATCCATGAATGCATAGTTACCAAAGGTCACTACAATGATATTATCTTTCACCCTTTTCTGAACCAGTTCTTTGGACAGCCGAAAAGTCTTCAAAGGTGGCATTTTTTCAGTCCGTGGGGGAATTGCCCAAATAGGTGGCACCCACAGGGTTTGAGGCCCAGGTGTAGACCCAAGTACTGTATCCACAGTTGCTGATCGAGAAAAATTAAGTTCTTGTCGTGTTGGAGCTGGAGGAAGATCATCAGCATTGAGAAAAGTAGAGGTTGAGCTTGCTGAACCATGCTgaaaataagctaaaaagtttttgaaaaacaaaacctAGCGAGCAAGTCTTAAGTATTGTCCCTCTTGAAATTATAAGGAAACTTTCTTCCGTCACTGGCCCCCATTATTGTGCCTCTTGAAACTATCAAGGAAACGTTTCTCTAAAAAGTCCTTCATTATTAGTTCCATCCAAAACAGGTCCCAATTTAAGAAATTAATCCCCTATGATCTCCgcttttattcaaataaattgGAAAAGTATTGGTGGAAGAAAACGGAAAGGTCCCatctttgattatttttgttcCTCCTCGAAAGCTCGAGACATTAGTTCATTAAACACAAACAATTCCAATGCCACCCAAAAGAGCGCTGAAGCTCTAAAAGGAATAGATTAGCAAATGTTAATGTGCACAATTGAAAGGGTTTCACTCGAGTATATCTCCAATTGAATCTCTGAACCCATATCCGCTCGAGAAAATGGGATTCATATCTGACAAGGAAATCCGTATAAGCAGCTCAGAGATTCAAATGAGCGCGTGTAACACCAAATATATGTGACAGCAGAAAGCAAGAAGAAGTAAACATAGATTAATAGAAACGAATACACTAGAATAAAGTGAAAGAAGAGAATGAGAAATCCATAGGAACATACTGGAAAAAGAAACGGAAGGAGCTGAGAGCCAGGAGATTTTTGAGTTAGCTGCAGAGTTGGCGGAGTATATAGCGGAGAAGACATAAAACGACGAGAAGATTACACCAACTATAACAGTGGCGTAGATCGCCGTGAGGAGAGGCTTCGTATTCGCCACTTCCTGACACCCTTTCCAACCCATTCTTGCTAATGCCGATCGATCGATCAGAAAACCCGCTTTTCAGACCGACCCATAACGAAGGCAATAAAAGGAGAAGGTTTTCATTTTCGGAATGATCTTCTTGTCAACCGCTGCTTTGAACCGGTTATTTTCAACGAGATTTGTTACTCATGAGCCTCCCACGCtacatttttctaaattttttatagatttattctttttaactaattaaatttttttatttattattcatatactaaatatttgataaaataaaaaaattaaaataatttaaaaaaatatgtggtgtataaTATATAGATTTATAAGACTGTTCATCCGGATTCTAACCCGAAAATTCGGGTATATCCGGACCGTAACCCGAATCTAAAATCTGGCCCAGAATCCAAACCGGATTAATCCGAATCATACATGGGCCAAAAACCGGATGAATCCGGGTTCTAGGTTTgaacccggttttttttttttttaacgagtctgtatattattatttacttttccgaaaatatgtttataaaaaatcttatatttattacaactttttgaagaaataatgttgaaaagcaaaaaaatatttattatatgaaactctatatatttatcattttccataatgataaaaaatatcaaaatgaaaaactagATTTATGTTAATAATAGCTAAGGCTATAAATAACTAATGAACTTTAtaactaaatgcatgtaaaaaaaaaaattcactacatattacattgtctGAACTAATCTGCTTAGATCAATACAAAATTCAtacattgttttaattaaacaccAATACACAACAATGAACATGAACTAATTTACTACATCGTGGAAGGACTTTGATTTTCTATTATCGGGAAAATAGTCTCATTTTGTTGCTATCCACCTGCAGttcatcaaaagaaaaacataaacaaaccaccattttttatATGACTAGTAGAAatgtttaaaaagttataaccaCATAATGTAAAAATGCAAAGAGAGATCATTTACTACCACAAAGGTATAATTGAACTGATTCTATAATCATATTGAACAATATTATTGGTGGGATTAGATCTTTTTCTATCAGAAATGAATCTTAAAGGTAGCAAATCCAGCTCCTGTAGGCTGCCATttttaccttttcaagtatctTGCAGGTGAGGATTAGTGTATTTCCTAATCAAGTATATGCTGGTAGGAAAGAGTAAGAGAAGGATCTCCAAGAAGGCAGGAGCCAAGAAAGCCCAAACTGCTACAGTGGAGAAACATATACCTTTGCTAACAAGCTTTTAAAATAGAGTCTGTAATAAAATACAGTGTAGAAGCATCTAAAAAGTCTGGTCCAAAACCCAACCCAATAAAAAAGAGTTACAATTTGACATATGTTTTATCTGGTATACATAACTATTTCTTAATTAAGCatgcatcttatatatattctaagcGCCTTATACATCCGTCCCTTGATCATATATCTATCTAATGgaatttataataatgaaagcaatatataataaagtacCTCTTTCAGTagaaaattctcaaattcatcTGATTTTATATACACTGTAATATCAGTTTTATCCTCCAACTCCTCGcagaaaaaatgagagagatttCCACatgacaaagaaaataaaaaacaaacctAATACTATAATGGGCAAAAGGAGGTGAATGCATGCAGAAGGAAATTTGGAAATACTTTAACTACCAAAAATTACAGTCACGATATTTATTCAATCGAGTTAATAACAtgcatgacaaaaaaaaaaaggaaaatagaatCCAAACAATGAGctgataaaattataactcAAGTGTCTCAGAAATCACTATCAAGCCGGCAAATTTCAGCCTTTGGCTCGAGGGATTTCATATCCTACACCCTTTTAGATGCCACAAAGCAGGTAGCATTCCTAAATACATTTGATAGAGGAGGATTTAAATCATATACAAAAACACAACATTCGGCCCCTCTATTACAAAATCATCACAGATCTCTAAAGATGATATACTTTATACCCatgttcaacaaaaaaaaaaatccagatcaATCAAAATAACGGCATATACTTTATacatgtttaacaaaataataaaagaaacccAGATCTACCAAAGATTCTtccccttttcattttctacacAAAAATGTTACgaataaatatttcttttttcttttcttggttcAAAGAGTTCAATTCATACCTTTTTCTTATCGTAATAAAACAGACCCAAATCTAAAACATACCCAAATCACAGAGAACAAACCTTGAGGTCGAGGATGATAGCGAGTCGGTGATGGGTCACAGGATGATAGGATTTCTTCGATCGGCACTAAGGGAGGAAAGGAGGGCTATCTTTTCTTCGATCGACCGACAGCAGTGAGGgagggaggctagggtttcttcggagagagagagagagagagagagagagagagagagagagagagagagtacctgGTGTTTTAAAATGAAACCCGCTTTTCATATCGGATCCGGACTGCATATACCCAATTTTCATAATATGGGTTTTAATCCAGATTTAATCCAGGCCGGAACCCGTAACCGGAAATCCGGTTATCCGAGTTTCAAACTGGGCAGGGTAAAACCCGGCCCGTATGAACACCCCTATaggcttatgtttagaatttttcattttcaatagaTACTACTCTCACTCACAACAACGTTataatttgcttttttttttttttagaataaacTTGTATTCATTAATCACTTTGTATTAGTCATTACAACATCTCTCTCTATAAGGCTTCAAATACAATTAAGTGTATCTTCTATCCAAACCAATTCAGATTGTAAAAATAAACTTTCCTTCGCCAAAATATGAGCTGCCTCATTGTAAATTCTCTAAGTAAACTGTACTTTCCAATCATTTCTAAACTTCAGTAACTGCTTCATACCTTCTATAAGACTTCCATAGTATGATAGATCTTCATTTTCATTGTTAACAACATTAACAACTACTTGTGCATCTCACTCGAAAATCACCTTATCAAATCTGAGTTCTCTGCACACGTCCAATATTGCCTTCCATAAAGCATGACTTTCAGTAATGGCAGGTTGATCTACTTTATGCTTCTGTCCCTCTATAGCTACTAACATTTCTCCTTCCTCATCTCTAACTATAACCCATATACCcacctttctttcctttttatctaTTATTGTATCCCAATTGTTTTCCTGTAATGCTTGTCCTTATGGTGggtcctttaaaaaaatgattttaaaaaaatagatgggaattacggttccttttcaaatttcttttcctttcatactAGAATACAAAaaactccatgtttataaataaaacatgtttattaatttaaaggagttacagtaaaaaaatattaaatttaataattaaagtctctcgtacaaaaCGTTGTGCCTAGGTTTTCGTGCTCTTCTCCTTGGGT
This Carya illinoinensis cultivar Pawnee chromosome 11, C.illinoinensisPawnee_v1, whole genome shotgun sequence DNA region includes the following protein-coding sequences:
- the LOC122281617 gene encoding arabinosyltransferase XEG113-like isoform X2, which encodes MGWKGCQEVANTKPLLTAIYATVIVGVIFSSFYVFSAIYSANSAANSKISWLSAPSVSFSTPTRQELNFSRSATVDTVLGSTPGPQTLWVPPIWAIPPRTEKMPPLKTFRLSKELVQKRVKDNIIVVTFGNYAFMDFILTWVKHLTDLGLSNLLVGAMDTKLLEALYWKGVPVFDMGSHMSTIDVGWGSPTFHKMGREKVILIDSILPFGYELLMCDTDMVWLKNPLPYLARYPGADVLTSSDQVIPTVVDDSLDIWQQVSGAYNIGVFHWRPTHSAKKLAREWKDMLLANEKIWDQNGFNDIVRRQLGPSVDEDSGLVYAFDGQLKLGILPASIFCSGHTYFVQTMYQQLRLEPYAVHTTFQYAGTEGKRHRLREAMFFYDPPDYYDSPGGFLSFRPSIPKSLLLDGEHNIESHFSLVNYQIKQIRTALAIALLLNRTLVMPPLWCRLDRLWFPHPGVLEGSMTRQPFLCPLDHVFEVNIMLKELPEEEFGPGIDIREYSFLDNPSVPEKVRESWLDVQLCQGTQDCHAFNDTGPPGLIRFPKRSNEETFKSVFSSFKDVKVIQFSSMQDAFLGFDDKTREQRFRNRVKRYVGLWCCVDNHTPGHIYYDMHWDEKPGWKPIPPQTPEDDHPPL
- the LOC122281617 gene encoding arabinosyltransferase XEG113-like isoform X1, which translates into the protein MGWKGCQEVANTKPLLTAIYATVIVGVIFSSFYVFSAIYSANSAANSKISWLSAPSVSFSTPTRQELNFSRSATVDTVLGSTPGPQTLWVPPIWAIPPRTEKMPPLKTFRLSKELVQKRVKDNIIVVTFGNYAFMDFILTWVKHLTDLGLSNLLVGAMDTKLLEALYWKGVPVFDMGSHMSTIDVGWGSPTFHKMGREKVILIDSILPFGYELLMCDTDMVWLKNPLPYLARYPGADVLTSSDQVIPTVVDDSLDIWQQVSGAYNIGVFHWRPTHSAKKLAREWKDMLLANEKIWDQNGFNDIVRRQLGPSVDEDSGLVYAFDGQLKLGILPASIFCSGHTYFVQTMYQQLRLEPYAVHTTFQYAGTEGKRHRLREAMFFYDPPDYYDSPGGFLSFRPSIPKSLLLDGEHNIESHFSLVNYQIKQIRTALAIALLLNRTLRGRHGEYHTVKSADMEILNFDEVKIQYLERLDRLWFPHPGVLEGSMTRQPFLCPLDHVFEVNIMLKELPEEEFGPGIDIREYSFLDNPSVPEKVRESWLDVQLCQGTQDCHAFNDTGPPGLIRFPKRSNEETFKSVFSSFKDVKVIQFSSMQDAFLGFDDKTREQRFRNRVKRYVGLWCCVDNHTPGHIYYDMHWDEKPGWKPIPPQTPEDDHPPL